In Arcanobacterium wilhelmae, the following are encoded in one genomic region:
- a CDS encoding PepSY domain-containing protein, whose translation MANIKAIILSGILAAGAVAGTAQLANAASAPSPAPTSSTTAPCADCDNWATHAKVTKADAEKTALAAHPGGKVVQAEAFPWDENTVAWDVVVAAGGTEHWVTVHGDNGKVLDDHKIECPTDADVTTLDVPCDK comes from the coding sequence ATGGCAAATATCAAGGCAATCATCCTCTCCGGCATCCTCGCCGCAGGCGCAGTCGCCGGCACTGCCCAGCTCGCAAACGCAGCGTCCGCTCCGAGCCCGGCTCCGACGTCGTCAACCACGGCTCCCTGCGCCGACTGTGACAATTGGGCAACCCACGCCAAGGTGACCAAGGCCGACGCCGAAAAGACGGCACTCGCAGCCCACCCCGGCGGGAAGGTCGTCCAGGCTGAAGCCTTCCCGTGGGACGAAAACACCGTCGCTTGGGACGTGGTCGTGGCAGCCGGCGGAACCGAGCACTGGGTCACCGTCCACGGCGACAACGGCAAGGTACTCGACGATCACAAAATCGAGTGCCCCACCGACGCAGACGTGACCACCCTGGACGTGCCCTGCGACAAGTGA
- a CDS encoding HAMP domain-containing sensor histidine kinase, translating to MMLKNRPISVRAAVSASAVLALALTAVVVVFAYVLAASNASSARESAYAQAQAWADRVADGTPVSQIIDESLRAGAELQVVSRERVEMGEFSSLAHKPWLPAQAETGELSVGSARYEVVAVPAGDARIVVAVAVETETVRTAVVVLAALAVAMWGAATAVTYVAVKRSLRPVARMTADVQAISDAGGSERVSVPPSHDEIARLATTMNAMLERLARSDEARRRFVADASHELRSPIATLQAHVETAPDAGAGEVRVHRNLALSELERLGGLVSDMLTLARADDAGVAAEFFDVSECVAGEVSRLRGAGRDVHATIDYGPVRGDQAALNHVLRNLGDNALRYSSGWIALRMETDGAWVKIHVDNEGTPIPQAMREKIFDRFVRLDEHRGRDEGGSGLGLAIASTLAGAMGATLTTGVGPDGNCRFTVSLPLAKEE from the coding sequence ATGATGTTAAAAAATCGGCCTATTTCTGTGCGTGCGGCAGTGTCCGCGAGCGCAGTATTGGCATTGGCTTTGACCGCGGTCGTTGTGGTTTTCGCGTATGTGCTGGCGGCGTCGAACGCGAGTTCGGCGCGGGAGTCGGCGTATGCGCAGGCGCAGGCATGGGCTGATCGTGTGGCGGATGGAACTCCTGTTTCCCAGATCATTGACGAGTCGTTGCGTGCCGGCGCGGAGCTTCAGGTTGTCAGTCGCGAACGAGTGGAGATGGGTGAGTTTTCGTCGCTTGCTCACAAGCCGTGGTTGCCAGCGCAGGCCGAGACGGGTGAGCTGAGTGTCGGATCGGCGCGCTACGAGGTGGTTGCTGTCCCTGCGGGTGATGCTCGCATCGTGGTGGCAGTTGCGGTGGAGACGGAAACCGTGCGCACCGCCGTCGTCGTGTTGGCGGCGCTTGCTGTGGCGATGTGGGGAGCAGCGACGGCGGTGACCTACGTTGCCGTGAAGCGTTCGTTGCGCCCGGTAGCACGAATGACGGCGGACGTGCAGGCGATTTCGGATGCTGGTGGCAGTGAACGTGTGAGCGTTCCGCCGAGCCACGATGAGATCGCTCGGCTCGCCACGACGATGAACGCAATGCTGGAGCGCCTCGCGCGCTCGGACGAGGCGCGCCGCCGGTTCGTTGCGGACGCCTCACACGAGTTACGTTCTCCGATCGCCACGTTGCAGGCGCACGTTGAGACTGCGCCCGACGCCGGTGCGGGCGAAGTCCGCGTGCATCGCAACCTTGCGCTGAGCGAACTTGAGCGGCTCGGCGGGCTTGTTTCGGACATGCTCACGCTGGCACGCGCCGACGACGCCGGTGTGGCGGCCGAGTTTTTCGACGTCAGTGAGTGCGTGGCTGGCGAGGTGTCGCGGTTGCGTGGTGCAGGGAGGGACGTGCACGCCACCATCGATTACGGGCCGGTGCGTGGCGATCAGGCCGCACTCAACCATGTGTTGCGTAATCTCGGCGATAACGCGCTTCGGTATTCGAGTGGATGGATCGCGTTGCGCATGGAAACGGACGGCGCGTGGGTCAAGATCCACGTGGATAACGAGGGCACGCCGATCCCGCAGGCGATGCGTGAAAAAATCTTTGACCGGTTCGTGCGCCTTGACGAGCACCGTGGACGTGACGAAGGCGGATCCGGGCTTGGGCTCGCCATCGCTTCCACGCTCGCTGGTGCGATGGGCGCAACTCTCACCACCGGCGTCGGGCCGGACGGCAACTGCCGTTTTACTGTGAGCCTGCCGCTTGCGAAGGAGGAATGA
- a CDS encoding response regulator transcription factor has protein sequence MMRILLIEDHVPLAQSIVRGLKAEGMVVDHVENGIEGSWLARNNPYDVIICDIMLPGKNGYQIVRELRQAQVWTPVLMLTAKDGEYDQADAFDLGADDYLIKPFHFVVLVARLRALARRGAPARPAVFTCGPITIDPAAHLASAGGAPLELSATEFALLSFLVRRAGEVLSKPEILDNVWGADFSGSENIVEVYVRKIRTHLARAGVGDMIHTVRGAGYRLEVAGVIG, from the coding sequence ATGATGCGAATCTTGCTGATTGAAGATCACGTGCCGCTGGCGCAGTCGATCGTGCGCGGGCTGAAGGCCGAAGGTATGGTCGTGGATCACGTCGAAAACGGGATTGAGGGGAGCTGGCTTGCGCGGAATAACCCCTACGATGTGATCATCTGCGACATCATGCTTCCGGGGAAGAACGGGTATCAGATCGTGCGCGAGCTTCGCCAGGCACAGGTGTGGACCCCGGTTCTCATGCTCACCGCGAAGGACGGCGAATACGATCAGGCCGACGCGTTTGATCTGGGGGCCGATGATTATCTGATCAAGCCGTTTCATTTCGTCGTGCTGGTGGCTCGGCTGCGGGCGCTCGCGCGCCGCGGAGCGCCCGCCCGGCCGGCAGTGTTCACGTGCGGTCCGATCACGATCGATCCGGCCGCGCATCTGGCATCGGCTGGCGGCGCGCCGCTTGAGCTCTCCGCAACAGAGTTTGCGCTGTTGTCGTTCCTTGTGCGTCGTGCGGGCGAAGTACTGTCCAAACCTGAAATTCTTGACAACGTGTGGGGAGCAGATTTTTCAGGGAGCGAGAACATCGTGGAGGTGTACGTGCGTAAGATTCGCACGCATCTGGCCCGCGCCGGCGTCGGCGATATGATCCACACAGTGCGGGGCGCCGGCTACCGGCTCGAGGTGGCCGGGGTAATCGGCTGA
- a CDS encoding helix-turn-helix transcriptional regulator, which yields MKQPDFIVNKNLEEFGNHMRNWRKIRRMSQQDVADRAHITRQTVAKIEQGIGSVRFEDAIAILKILQQDRVVLDAVNPWNNEAARARWMLTEKERVG from the coding sequence ATGAAGCAACCAGACTTTATTGTGAATAAAAATCTGGAGGAGTTTGGCAACCATATGCGCAACTGGCGAAAGATCCGGCGAATGAGCCAGCAGGACGTGGCCGATCGTGCACACATCACCCGCCAAACGGTTGCGAAAATCGAACAAGGCATCGGCTCAGTGCGTTTCGAAGATGCGATCGCGATATTAAAAATCTTGCAGCAGGACCGCGTGGTTCTAGACGCAGTCAACCCGTGGAACAATGAGGCCGCACGTGCTCGGTGGATGCTCACTGAAAAGGAGCGGGTGGGATGA
- a CDS encoding type II toxin-antitoxin system HipA family toxin: MRHPGRSLSVFEYLTDVDDRTRMGNLRIAVGGEVVRAETEEIPSTTVLHDFAERTAKIGHLSDHEFEVIAVAGSSLGGARPKMTMHDDDFGLSVVKFPFRSDDDDDVEGWEAVALSCASDAGIEVAPFRHVRLGEFSSALVTRRFDRGLAGERIGYISAHTALGLPDASHPYSFEMLASVMDVLCDDPRADKASLFDRVAVSIVLDSVDDHMRNYGFLRTADGWRLAPAFDIVPDFRAPMIEATPIAHGHSGRGRTIGKLVDAHQIFGLAREEAEARVAGVVAACRRFRQYAHNFGIAELDDSVLAERIEARIA; encoded by the coding sequence ATGCGCCATCCTGGCCGCTCACTATCAGTTTTCGAGTATCTCACCGACGTCGACGACCGCACGCGCATGGGGAACTTGCGCATCGCCGTCGGCGGAGAAGTTGTTCGCGCAGAAACCGAAGAGATCCCGTCCACGACGGTTCTCCACGATTTTGCCGAACGGACGGCGAAGATTGGCCACCTATCGGACCACGAATTCGAGGTGATCGCCGTCGCAGGGTCATCTCTTGGCGGAGCCCGGCCAAAGATGACCATGCACGACGACGATTTTGGACTAAGTGTGGTCAAGTTTCCTTTCCGGTCTGACGACGACGACGATGTGGAAGGGTGGGAAGCAGTCGCGTTGAGTTGCGCTTCCGACGCCGGTATCGAAGTTGCGCCGTTCCGTCACGTAAGGCTAGGGGAGTTTTCCTCTGCGCTGGTAACGCGGCGCTTTGATCGCGGATTGGCTGGAGAGCGGATCGGATATATTTCTGCGCACACGGCGCTCGGTCTACCTGATGCCTCCCACCCGTACTCCTTTGAGATGCTCGCGAGCGTCATGGACGTCCTTTGCGATGATCCTCGTGCGGACAAGGCATCATTGTTTGATCGGGTTGCGGTGTCGATTGTCCTTGATAGCGTGGATGATCACATGCGAAATTATGGGTTCTTGCGGACGGCTGATGGCTGGCGACTTGCCCCTGCTTTCGACATCGTGCCAGACTTTCGCGCTCCGATGATTGAGGCAACCCCGATCGCGCATGGCCACTCAGGACGTGGGCGAACAATTGGCAAACTGGTTGATGCACATCAAATTTTCGGTTTGGCGCGTGAGGAAGCCGAGGCCCGTGTTGCCGGAGTTGTCGCTGCTTGTCGTCGTTTCCGCCAGTACGCACACAATTTCGGGATAGCGGAGCTCGATGATTCCGTGCTGGCTGAACGTATTGAAGCTCGCATCGCATAA
- a CDS encoding AMP-dependent synthetase/ligase, with protein sequence MKKNRDGSVTRKSLATTKHWMNIPWMLDEREKRAPKQVAIERQLAIGTWSPMTVAEFQADIRVVARGLVGEGLAEGDSIAIFAATSYHWNLIDMAALSAGLVVVPIYESDSAEQVRWILEDANVKYVITESEAQKAMVESVATPELMKVVSFAGDAISKLYAAATDVSDEEIERRKKNLTMDTLATVIYTSGTTGNPKGVELTHGNFVHSTMGVHKFLPVITMAKDARVLFFLPMAHVMARVVFYYIITGTGVAGHAPNIKNLVADITSFKPTALLVVPRVLEKIYNAAETKAGGGLKRKIFRWAAQVAVDSSSKRNGPILKLKVKMARKLVWSKITDVIGEQVDWAVSAGAPLGKRLGHFYRGIGLKVLEAYGLTEATGATSVNPPKAIRMGTVGLPMPGTTYKIADDGEVLIKGPHLFRGYRHNPAATAEVFDDEGWFHTGDIGELDKANYLTITGRKKELLVTAGGKNVSPAVLEDPLRSHPLISQIVAIGDQRPFVSALITLDADMLPGWLAAHGLETTMDVYTAAKHPAVLESLGRAIDKTNKQVSRAESIRKFSVLPTDFTVENGLLTPSLKVKRAEVNRRFASAIEKLYSGAKPEEKGKKK encoded by the coding sequence ATGAAGAAGAACCGTGACGGAAGCGTCACTCGCAAGTCTCTCGCTACCACGAAGCACTGGATGAACATCCCGTGGATGCTCGACGAACGCGAAAAGCGCGCGCCGAAACAGGTGGCGATCGAGCGCCAGCTCGCGATTGGCACGTGGTCGCCGATGACGGTGGCCGAATTCCAGGCGGATATTCGCGTGGTGGCTCGTGGCCTTGTGGGCGAAGGCCTCGCCGAGGGCGATTCGATCGCGATCTTTGCCGCCACCTCTTATCACTGGAACCTCATCGATATGGCCGCGCTCTCCGCTGGCCTCGTTGTGGTGCCGATCTACGAATCGGATTCGGCGGAGCAGGTGCGCTGGATTCTTGAAGACGCCAACGTGAAATACGTGATCACCGAATCCGAGGCGCAAAAGGCCATGGTCGAATCGGTGGCAACTCCGGAGCTGATGAAGGTTGTCTCGTTCGCCGGGGACGCGATCTCGAAGCTCTATGCGGCAGCTACGGATGTGAGCGATGAGGAGATCGAGCGCCGTAAGAAGAACCTCACCATGGACACGCTCGCCACCGTGATCTACACCTCCGGCACAACGGGCAACCCGAAGGGTGTTGAGCTCACGCACGGAAACTTTGTGCATTCCACGATGGGCGTGCACAAGTTCCTCCCCGTGATCACGATGGCGAAGGATGCCCGCGTGCTCTTCTTCCTCCCGATGGCACACGTGATGGCCCGCGTGGTGTTCTACTACATCATCACGGGAACTGGCGTGGCAGGCCACGCCCCGAACATCAAGAATCTCGTTGCCGACATCACTTCATTCAAGCCCACGGCACTGCTCGTTGTACCGCGCGTTCTGGAGAAGATCTACAACGCTGCGGAAACCAAGGCGGGCGGCGGCCTCAAGCGCAAGATCTTCCGTTGGGCTGCGCAGGTTGCGGTCGATTCGTCGTCGAAGCGGAACGGCCCGATTCTTAAGCTCAAAGTCAAGATGGCACGCAAGCTCGTGTGGTCCAAGATCACCGATGTGATTGGCGAGCAAGTGGATTGGGCAGTCTCTGCGGGCGCGCCGCTCGGCAAGCGACTCGGCCATTTCTACCGTGGCATCGGCCTCAAAGTCCTCGAAGCCTACGGGCTGACGGAAGCTACCGGTGCCACCTCGGTGAACCCGCCGAAGGCTATTCGGATGGGCACGGTTGGCTTGCCGATGCCGGGAACCACATACAAGATCGCCGACGACGGTGAAGTCCTCATCAAGGGCCCGCACCTGTTCCGCGGCTACCGCCACAATCCTGCAGCCACCGCTGAAGTGTTCGACGACGAAGGCTGGTTCCACACGGGCGATATCGGCGAGTTGGACAAGGCGAACTATTTGACGATCACCGGGCGCAAGAAGGAATTGCTCGTGACGGCGGGTGGCAAGAACGTCTCGCCTGCAGTGCTTGAGGATCCGCTTCGCTCGCACCCGTTGATCTCGCAGATCGTGGCCATTGGCGATCAGCGACCGTTCGTTTCGGCGCTCATCACCCTCGATGCCGACATGCTGCCGGGCTGGCTTGCCGCTCACGGGTTGGAAACCACGATGGACGTGTACACCGCCGCGAAGCATCCGGCTGTGCTCGAATCGCTCGGACGTGCGATCGACAAGACGAACAAGCAGGTTTCCCGCGCCGAATCGATCCGCAAGTTCTCGGTGCTCCCCACCGATTTCACGGTGGAGAACGGGCTGCTCACGCCGTCGCTGAAGGTCAAGCGCGCCGAGGTGAACCGCCGTTTCGCTTCCGCGATCGAGAAGCTCTACTCAGGCGCAAAGCCAGAAGAAAAGGGCAAGAAGAAGTAA
- a CDS encoding fumarylacetoacetate hydrolase family protein gives MKIARLSLESGPRFGVADETGNYHIIAGDPIYSGIEQTGKVVREAEANLVSPMIPRSKVVGVAGNFGQEIDGLAFLKPNTAVVGPDVPITVPTWSTQVAVAGSLAVIIKRICKDVEPEQVGEVIFGYTGAIDATDVASLKQGWLAEAKGFDTSLPLGPVIETSLDTTSLEMALEVNGEVRASGNTVDFTRSVPEIVSRMSKVFTLLPGDVILLGHPGELVPVEAGDDVRLTIEGIGTLRNPVA, from the coding sequence ATGAAGATTGCGCGACTCTCACTTGAATCCGGCCCGCGTTTTGGCGTGGCCGACGAAACTGGCAACTACCACATTATTGCGGGAGACCCGATCTATTCGGGCATTGAACAAACCGGCAAGGTGGTGCGTGAGGCGGAGGCCAACCTTGTGTCCCCAATGATTCCGCGCTCGAAGGTTGTGGGTGTGGCCGGGAACTTTGGGCAGGAAATCGATGGGCTGGCATTCCTCAAGCCGAACACCGCCGTCGTCGGCCCGGACGTGCCGATCACTGTGCCCACCTGGTCCACCCAGGTCGCCGTAGCCGGCTCTCTCGCGGTGATTATTAAGCGCATCTGCAAGGACGTGGAACCGGAGCAGGTCGGTGAGGTGATTTTCGGTTATACGGGGGCGATTGACGCCACGGACGTTGCGTCTTTGAAGCAGGGCTGGCTGGCCGAGGCGAAGGGCTTCGATACGTCGTTGCCGCTCGGCCCGGTGATCGAAACCTCGCTCGATACGACGTCTCTTGAGATGGCGCTCGAGGTGAACGGCGAGGTGCGTGCCAGCGGGAACACTGTGGATTTCACGCGCTCAGTTCCGGAAATCGTCTCGCGCATGTCCAAGGTCTTCACACTTCTGCCCGGTGACGTGATCCTGCTCGGACACCCTGGCGAGCTGGTGCCTGTTGAGGCCGGCGACGACGTTCGCTTGACGATTGAAGGGATCGGCACGTTGCGTAATCCCGTGGCATAG
- a CDS encoding MalY/PatB family protein — protein sequence MGFDSTLDDLRSSGSPKWSDPKRPLQLWRAEMDFGTAPQIQQAVKEIIDGPGVGYLDPEQLDALREATAGFVARFGLDISPSQVSLAPDVVTIGKLLVTRLARPHERILMLTPGYKGFRHVIPLTGREVVEVPFADVDGRTTFDLAAIERELDAGVAVLILVNPANPTGRVYTREELTALDAVLSRYPATPVIADEIHAPFVMDGEHIPYATISSNAARQSITTTSASKGWNLAGYKAAQVIFTNPADLDTLAPVFAEDELALSTLGVVAQTVAYNECWHWQREALATIRANRDELSRRVATWPGVKLTPMEATYIAWLDFSGAYDAGRIPADVGAATHLEKFGVALTPGEEQGPGLERFARMMIAEPPAVFAEALERIESALGLK from the coding sequence ATGGGATTTGACTCGACTCTTGATGATCTTCGTTCCTCAGGCTCGCCGAAGTGGTCCGATCCGAAACGGCCGCTCCAACTGTGGCGCGCCGAGATGGATTTCGGGACCGCGCCACAGATTCAGCAGGCTGTGAAGGAAATAATCGATGGTCCCGGCGTCGGGTATCTGGATCCGGAGCAACTGGACGCTCTGCGCGAAGCCACTGCTGGTTTCGTCGCCCGGTTCGGGCTCGACATCTCCCCCAGCCAGGTCAGCCTCGCGCCCGACGTCGTCACGATCGGCAAGTTGCTCGTCACGCGGCTCGCGCGCCCACACGAGCGCATCCTCATGCTCACTCCCGGTTACAAGGGATTCCGCCATGTTATCCCGCTCACTGGCCGTGAGGTCGTGGAAGTGCCGTTCGCCGACGTCGACGGCCGGACCACATTCGACCTCGCGGCGATCGAGCGGGAACTTGACGCCGGGGTCGCCGTATTGATACTGGTCAATCCCGCAAATCCAACCGGCCGCGTCTATACCCGCGAGGAGCTCACGGCGCTCGATGCTGTGCTTTCGCGTTACCCCGCAACCCCCGTCATTGCTGACGAGATCCACGCACCGTTCGTGATGGACGGCGAACACATCCCCTACGCAACAATTTCCAGCAACGCCGCACGCCAGTCGATCACCACGACGTCGGCGTCGAAGGGATGGAATCTGGCCGGCTATAAGGCCGCACAGGTGATTTTCACGAATCCGGCGGATCTGGATACACTCGCACCAGTGTTCGCCGAGGATGAGCTGGCACTGTCCACACTCGGCGTCGTAGCCCAGACCGTCGCATACAACGAATGCTGGCACTGGCAGCGCGAGGCGCTTGCCACGATCCGAGCCAATCGCGACGAGCTCTCGCGCCGAGTTGCCACCTGGCCCGGTGTGAAGCTCACGCCAATGGAAGCAACGTACATCGCGTGGCTCGATTTCTCTGGCGCTTACGATGCCGGCCGCATACCCGCCGACGTCGGGGCCGCAACTCACCTAGAAAAGTTCGGCGTGGCGCTCACCCCGGGCGAGGAACAAGGGCCAGGACTGGAGCGTTTCGCGCGCATGATGATCGCCGAGCCGCCCGCCGTCTTCGCCGAGGCGCTGGAGAGAATTGAATCCGCGCTCGGACTGAAGTAA
- the gltX gene encoding glutamate--tRNA ligase, with protein sequence MTTLPPADTIRVRFCPSPTGTPHVGMVRTCLFNWAYARHTGGTFVFRIEDTDAARDSQESYEQILDSLRWLNLDWDEGVEVGGPHPPYRQSERMDIYKDVAAKLLEAGYAYESFSTPAEIEERHRAKGEDPKLGYDGFDRDLTEEQKAAYRAEGRQPVLRIRMPDEDLTFDDLVRGEITFKAGSVPDYVIVRGNGDPLYTLTNPIDDAMMEITHVLRGEDILSSTPRQLVLYRALIELGIAKWTPYFGHLPYVMGEGNKKLSKRDPESNLLLHRERGMIPEGLLNYLSLLGWSFSADQDVFSQDQLVEKFDIHDVNPNPARFDDKKCIAINAEHIRMLEPSDLAQRLVPFLFNAGAVSNEKYELLSQTERHYLDSAAPLVQTRIQLLGEAPALMGFLFAGADELEYNEKAVNKLKDFTPEVLAKAVEVLGALEEFTPQAIKAAFDEQVVAAMEIKPRFAYAPLFVALTGTNVSIPVVDSMSILGKDETLTRIERFAATF encoded by the coding sequence ATGACTACTTTGCCTCCTGCGGATACGATCCGCGTTCGTTTTTGTCCGTCGCCCACCGGCACACCGCATGTCGGCATGGTGCGTACCTGCCTGTTTAATTGGGCCTATGCCCGCCACACCGGCGGCACGTTCGTGTTCCGTATCGAAGATACCGATGCGGCTCGTGATTCTCAGGAATCCTACGAGCAGATCCTTGATTCGTTGCGCTGGCTGAACCTGGATTGGGATGAGGGTGTTGAGGTCGGCGGCCCTCACCCGCCGTACCGCCAGAGTGAACGCATGGACATCTACAAGGATGTTGCTGCAAAGCTTCTCGAGGCGGGCTACGCCTACGAGTCCTTCTCCACTCCGGCGGAGATTGAGGAGCGCCACCGCGCCAAGGGTGAGGATCCGAAGCTCGGCTACGACGGCTTCGATCGTGATCTCACTGAGGAGCAGAAGGCTGCCTACCGCGCCGAGGGCCGCCAGCCGGTTCTGCGTATCCGCATGCCTGACGAGGACTTGACGTTCGACGATCTGGTGCGCGGCGAAATCACGTTTAAGGCCGGTTCGGTGCCGGATTACGTGATCGTTCGCGGCAACGGTGATCCGCTCTACACGCTCACCAACCCGATCGACGACGCAATGATGGAGATCACCCACGTGTTGCGTGGCGAGGACATTCTCTCCTCCACCCCGCGCCAGCTGGTGCTTTACCGCGCGCTGATCGAGCTCGGCATTGCGAAGTGGACCCCGTACTTCGGCCATCTTCCATATGTGATGGGCGAGGGCAACAAGAAGCTGTCCAAGCGCGATCCGGAATCGAACCTGTTGCTCCACCGTGAGCGTGGCATGATCCCCGAGGGTCTGCTGAACTACCTTTCGTTGCTCGGCTGGTCGTTCTCTGCCGATCAGGACGTTTTCTCCCAGGATCAGCTTGTGGAGAAGTTCGATATTCACGATGTGAACCCGAACCCGGCGCGCTTCGACGATAAGAAGTGCATCGCCATCAACGCCGAGCACATTCGTATGCTCGAGCCGTCTGATTTGGCGCAGCGCCTCGTGCCGTTCCTGTTTAATGCTGGTGCGGTCTCGAACGAGAAGTACGAACTGCTCTCACAGACCGAGCGCCACTACCTCGATTCGGCGGCCCCGCTGGTGCAGACCCGCATCCAGCTGTTGGGCGAGGCTCCGGCCCTTATGGGCTTCCTCTTCGCTGGTGCCGATGAGCTTGAATACAACGAGAAGGCTGTGAACAAGCTCAAGGATTTCACCCCTGAGGTGCTGGCGAAGGCCGTTGAGGTTCTCGGCGCGCTTGAGGAGTTCACGCCGCAGGCGATCAAGGCCGCATTCGACGAGCAGGTGGTGGCCGCGATGGAGATTAAGCCGCGCTTCGCTTACGCACCGCTCTTTGTGGCTCTCACCGGCACGAACGTGTCGATCCCGGTGGTCGATTCGATGTCGATCCTCGGCAAGGACGAGACTCTCACTCGCATCGAGCGCTTCGCTGCCACGTTCTAA
- a CDS encoding NAD-dependent succinate-semialdehyde dehydrogenase, which produces MAYATTNPFTGKVEKEFPTATREEVEAAITKADETFQEWKDRPISERVKVLAKAAEILKAERHEYAKVLTTEMGKLIGEAELEVDLCVGMLEYYVEKGEDLLAPEVIPAKGFADGEVKAYFEPLGVIYAVEPWNFPYYQVIRIGAPQFTAGNTIVLKHASIVPQSALKMEELFKEAGAPDGLLVNVFASHDATDQILSDPRVRGVALTGSEPAGAAVSGTASKYVKKSTLELGGADAFIVLDDAEVEKAAKWAAFGRHWNGGQVCCSSKRLIVVDSLYDRFLEVYRDEVKKFVLGDPMDPATTLAPLSSASAVEGLKKQVEAAKARDGVKVEEFDFEVPETGNFFPPILMTEIPAGSETSREEFFGPVTQLYRVKDEAEAIEVANSSPFGLGGSVFTSDKDRFAQVARKLDTGMVYWNQPTGVKADVPFGGTKLSGFGRELIEWGLKEFVNQKVVVETKIDGSF; this is translated from the coding sequence ATGGCATACGCAACCACGAACCCGTTTACCGGCAAGGTTGAGAAGGAATTCCCCACTGCTACCCGTGAGGAAGTCGAAGCAGCGATCACGAAGGCGGATGAGACTTTCCAGGAGTGGAAGGATCGACCGATTTCCGAGCGCGTGAAGGTGCTCGCCAAGGCGGCTGAGATTCTCAAGGCAGAGCGCCATGAGTACGCGAAGGTGCTGACAACCGAGATGGGCAAGCTGATCGGCGAGGCAGAGCTCGAGGTTGATCTGTGTGTGGGCATGCTCGAGTACTACGTGGAGAAGGGCGAGGATCTCCTCGCGCCTGAGGTTATCCCTGCGAAGGGATTCGCCGACGGTGAGGTGAAGGCCTACTTTGAGCCGCTCGGAGTGATCTACGCTGTCGAGCCGTGGAACTTCCCGTATTACCAGGTGATCCGTATCGGCGCACCGCAGTTCACAGCAGGCAACACCATCGTGCTCAAGCATGCATCGATCGTTCCGCAGTCTGCATTGAAGATGGAGGAGCTCTTCAAGGAGGCGGGCGCACCAGACGGCCTGCTCGTCAACGTGTTCGCCTCACACGATGCCACCGACCAGATCCTCTCGGATCCTCGCGTGCGCGGCGTGGCACTGACCGGTTCCGAGCCGGCCGGCGCAGCCGTTTCGGGGACAGCATCGAAGTACGTCAAGAAGTCCACGCTCGAGCTCGGCGGCGCTGATGCGTTCATCGTTTTGGACGACGCCGAGGTGGAGAAGGCCGCCAAGTGGGCAGCATTCGGACGCCACTGGAACGGCGGCCAGGTATGCTGCTCCTCGAAGCGCCTGATCGTGGTCGATTCGCTCTACGATCGTTTCCTCGAGGTGTACCGCGACGAAGTAAAGAAGTTCGTGCTCGGCGATCCGATGGATCCGGCCACCACCCTCGCTCCGCTGTCCTCTGCATCGGCCGTTGAAGGGCTCAAGAAGCAGGTTGAAGCGGCAAAGGCCCGCGACGGCGTGAAGGTTGAAGAGTTCGATTTCGAGGTTCCGGAAACAGGCAACTTCTTCCCGCCGATCCTGATGACCGAAATCCCTGCAGGCTCGGAGACTTCCCGCGAGGAGTTCTTCGGCCCGGTCACCCAGCTCTACCGCGTCAAGGATGAGGCCGAGGCTATTGAGGTTGCCAACTCCTCGCCATTCGGCCTGGGTGGTTCAGTGTTCACGTCCGACAAGGATCGTTTCGCTCAGGTGGCACGCAAGCTCGATACGGGCATGGTGTACTGGAACCAGCCCACGGGCGTGAAGGCGGATGTACCGTTCGGTGGCACCAAGCTTTCCGGCTTCGGCCGCGAGCTAATCGAGTGGGGCCTGAAGGAGTTCGTGAACCAGAAGGTCGTGGTTGAGACCAAGATCGACGGCTCGTTCTGA